Proteins encoded together in one Streptomyces sp. TLI_171 window:
- the metK gene encoding methionine adenosyltransferase, producing the protein MSRRLFTSESVTEGHPDKIADQISDTILDALLKDDPTSRVAVETLITTGLVHIAGEVTTKAYAPIAQLVREKILEIGYDSSKKGFDGASCGVSVSIGSQSPDIAQGVDTAHEHRVEGDVEDELDRQGAGDQGLMFGYACDDTPELMPLPITLAHRLSRRLTEVRKNGTIPYLRPDGKTQVTIEYDGDRPVRLDTVVVSSQHASDIDLDSLLTPDIREFVVEPELKALADQGIKLTTEGYRLLVNPTGRFEIGGPMGDAGLTGRKIIIDTYGGMARHGGGAFSGKDPSKVDRSAAYAMRWVAKNIVAAGLAKRAEVQVAYAIGKAEPVGLFVETFGTETVAVQKIQEAVTQVFDLRPAAIIRDLDLLRPIYQQTAAYGHFGRELPDFTWERTDRVEALKKAVAA; encoded by the coding sequence GTGTCTCGCCGCCTGTTCACCTCGGAGTCCGTGACCGAGGGACACCCCGACAAGATCGCTGACCAGATCAGCGACACCATCCTGGACGCCCTCCTCAAGGACGACCCGACCTCCCGCGTCGCCGTGGAGACCCTGATCACCACCGGCCTGGTGCACATCGCCGGCGAGGTCACCACCAAGGCGTACGCGCCGATCGCGCAGCTGGTCCGGGAGAAGATCCTGGAGATCGGCTACGACTCGTCCAAGAAGGGCTTCGACGGCGCCTCCTGCGGCGTGTCGGTGTCGATCGGTTCGCAGTCCCCGGACATCGCGCAGGGCGTGGACACCGCCCACGAGCACCGGGTCGAGGGCGACGTCGAGGACGAGCTGGACCGCCAGGGCGCCGGCGACCAGGGCCTGATGTTCGGCTACGCCTGCGACGACACGCCCGAGCTGATGCCGCTGCCGATCACCCTGGCGCACCGGCTCTCCCGCCGCCTCACCGAGGTCCGCAAGAACGGGACCATCCCCTACCTGCGGCCCGACGGCAAGACCCAGGTCACCATCGAGTACGACGGCGACCGCCCCGTGCGCCTGGACACCGTGGTGGTCTCCTCGCAGCACGCCAGCGACATCGACCTGGACTCGCTGCTCACCCCGGACATCCGCGAGTTCGTGGTCGAGCCCGAGCTGAAGGCGCTCGCCGACCAGGGCATCAAGCTGACCACCGAGGGCTACCGCCTGCTGGTCAACCCGACCGGCCGCTTCGAGATCGGCGGCCCGATGGGCGACGCCGGCCTCACCGGCCGCAAGATCATCATCGACACCTACGGCGGCATGGCCCGCCACGGTGGCGGCGCGTTCTCCGGCAAGGACCCGTCCAAGGTCGACCGCTCCGCCGCGTACGCGATGCGCTGGGTCGCCAAGAACATCGTCGCCGCCGGCCTGGCCAAGCGCGCCGAGGTCCAGGTCGCCTACGCGATCGGCAAGGCCGAGCCGGTCGGCCTGTTCGTCGAGACCTTCGGCACCGAGACCGTGGCGGTCCAGAAGATCCAGGAAGCCGTCACCCAGGTCTTCGACCTCCGCCCGGCCGCGATCATCCGCGACCTGGACCTGCTGCGCCCGATCTACCAGCAGACCGCCGCCTACGGCCACTTCGGCCGCGAGCTGCCGGACTTCACCTGGGAGCGCACCGACCGCGTCGAGGCGCTGAAGAAGGCCGTCGCCGCCTGA
- the pyrF gene encoding orotidine-5'-phosphate decarboxylase, with the protein MTDTTPFGTRLRTALDTRGQLCVGIDPHGSLLTAWGLNDDLAGLESFSRTVVEALADRVAVLKPQSAFFERFGSRGIAVLERTVAEAREAGALVLMDAKRGDIGSTMAAYAETFLSPDSPLFSDALTVSPYLGFGSLQPAVDLANASGCGLFALALTSNPEGHEVQRAVGADGESVAQAVLRRLAAENAGAQPLGSFGAVVGATLADAGVDLAINGPLLAPGVGAQGATAKDLPRVFGDQVRNVVPSVSRDVLKHGPSVAALRQAAQAFVDDVRAVTNA; encoded by the coding sequence ATGACTGACACGACGCCCTTCGGCACCCGCCTGCGGACCGCCCTCGACACCCGCGGCCAGCTCTGCGTCGGCATCGACCCGCACGGCTCGCTGCTCACCGCCTGGGGACTGAACGACGACCTGGCGGGCCTGGAGTCGTTCTCCCGCACCGTGGTCGAGGCGCTCGCCGACCGGGTCGCGGTGCTCAAGCCGCAGTCGGCGTTCTTCGAGCGCTTCGGCAGCCGCGGCATCGCCGTGCTGGAGCGCACCGTCGCCGAGGCCCGGGAGGCGGGCGCGCTGGTGCTGATGGACGCCAAGCGCGGCGACATCGGCTCCACCATGGCCGCCTACGCCGAGACCTTCCTCTCCCCGGACAGCCCGCTGTTCTCGGACGCCCTCACCGTCAGCCCGTACCTGGGCTTCGGTTCGCTGCAGCCGGCCGTCGACCTGGCGAACGCGAGCGGCTGCGGCCTGTTCGCGCTGGCGCTGACCTCCAACCCGGAGGGCCACGAGGTGCAGCGCGCGGTCGGCGCGGACGGGGAGAGCGTGGCGCAGGCGGTGCTGCGCCGGCTGGCGGCGGAGAACGCGGGTGCGCAGCCGCTCGGCTCGTTCGGCGCGGTGGTCGGCGCGACGCTCGCCGACGCGGGCGTGGACCTGGCGATCAACGGTCCGCTGCTGGCCCCCGGGGTGGGCGCGCAGGGCGCCACCGCGAAGGACCTGCCGCGGGTGTTCGGCGACCAGGTGCGCAACGTGGTGCCCAGCGTCAGCCGCGACGTGCTGAAGCACGGGCCGTCCGTGGCGGCGCTGCGACAGGCCGCGCAGGCGTTCGTCGACGATGTGAGGGCCGTCACAAACGCCTGA
- the coaBC gene encoding bifunctional phosphopantothenoylcysteine decarboxylase/phosphopantothenate--cysteine ligase CoaBC: MTAPRVVLGVSGGIAAYKACELLRRFTESGHQVTVVPTAAALHFVGEATWAALSGRPAATETWDRVHEVPHVRIGQQADLVVVAPATADLLAKAAHGLADDLLTNTLLTARCPVVFAPAMHTEMWEHPATQDNVATLRRRGAIVIEPAVGRLTGVDTGKGRLPDPGEIFAACRRVLARGDRAPDLTGRHVVVSAGGTREPLDPVRFLGNRSSGKQGYALAVTAAARGARVTLVAANTALPDPAGVDVVRVGTALQLREAVLKAAGDADAVVMAAAVADFRPAEYAPGKIKKVDGVEPAPIVLVRNPDVLAEISAERAVDGQVVVGFAAETDEVLAHGRAKLARKGCDLLVVNEVGDGKAFGQDTNSAVLLGADGSEVHIPDGPKEMLADAIWDQVAARLARPGGEVAR, from the coding sequence ATGACCGCGCCCCGTGTCGTCCTCGGTGTCAGCGGCGGGATCGCCGCGTACAAGGCCTGTGAGCTGCTGCGCAGGTTCACCGAGTCCGGGCACCAGGTGACGGTGGTGCCGACCGCCGCGGCGCTGCACTTCGTCGGCGAGGCGACCTGGGCGGCGCTGTCCGGGCGGCCCGCGGCGACCGAGACCTGGGACCGGGTGCACGAGGTCCCGCACGTGCGGATCGGACAGCAGGCCGACCTGGTCGTGGTCGCCCCGGCCACCGCGGACCTGCTGGCGAAGGCCGCCCACGGCCTGGCCGACGACCTGCTGACCAACACCCTGCTGACGGCGCGCTGCCCGGTGGTGTTCGCGCCCGCGATGCACACCGAGATGTGGGAGCACCCCGCCACCCAGGACAACGTGGCCACGCTGCGCCGGCGCGGCGCGATCGTGATCGAGCCCGCGGTGGGCCGGCTCACCGGCGTCGACACCGGCAAGGGCCGGCTGCCCGACCCGGGCGAGATCTTCGCGGCCTGCCGCCGGGTGCTGGCCCGCGGCGACCGGGCACCGGACCTGACGGGCCGTCACGTGGTGGTCTCGGCGGGCGGCACCCGGGAGCCGCTGGACCCGGTGCGCTTCCTCGGCAACCGCTCCTCCGGCAAGCAGGGCTACGCGCTGGCCGTCACCGCCGCGGCCCGCGGCGCCCGGGTCACCCTGGTCGCGGCGAACACCGCGCTGCCGGACCCGGCCGGGGTGGACGTGGTCCGGGTCGGCACCGCGCTGCAGCTGCGCGAGGCCGTGCTGAAGGCCGCCGGCGACGCCGACGCCGTGGTGATGGCCGCCGCCGTCGCGGACTTCCGGCCCGCCGAGTACGCCCCCGGCAAGATCAAGAAGGTGGACGGGGTGGAGCCCGCGCCGATCGTGCTGGTCCGCAACCCCGACGTGCTGGCCGAGATCTCCGCCGAGCGGGCCGTCGACGGGCAGGTGGTGGTCGGCTTCGCCGCGGAGACCGACGAGGTGCTCGCCCACGGCCGCGCCAAGCTCGCCCGCAAGGGCTGCGACCTGCTGGTGGTCAACGAGGTCGGCGACGGCAAGGCGTTCGGGCAGGACACCAACAGCGCCGTGCTGCTCGGTGCGGACGGCTCGGAAGTCCACATCCCGGACGGCCCGAAGGAGATGCTGGCCGACGCGATCTGGGACCAGGTCGCCGCCCGGCTGGCCCGCCCCGGGGGCGAAGTCGCCCGTTAA
- the rpoZ gene encoding DNA-directed RNA polymerase subunit omega yields the protein MSSSMTAPEGIINPPIDELLEATDSKYSLVIYAAKRARQINAYYSQLGEGLLEYVGPLVDTHVHEKPLSIALREINAGLLTAEAVEGA from the coding sequence GTGTCCTCTTCGATGACCGCGCCCGAGGGCATCATCAACCCGCCGATCGACGAGCTGCTCGAGGCCACCGACTCCAAGTACAGCCTGGTGATCTACGCGGCCAAGCGCGCCCGCCAGATCAACGCGTACTACTCCCAGCTCGGCGAGGGCCTGCTGGAGTACGTCGGCCCGCTGGTCGACACCCACGTGCACGAGAAGCCGCTGTCGATCGCGCTGCGCGAGATCAACGCCGGCCTGCTCACCGCCGAGGCGGTCGAGGGCGCCTGA
- the mihF gene encoding integration host factor, actinobacterial type codes for MALPPLTPEQRTAALAKAAEARRKRADVKNRLKHSGASLHDVIKAGKSDDEVIGKMKVSALLESLPGVGKVRAKQIMERLGISESRRVRGLGTNQIASLEREFGGAAS; via the coding sequence GTGGCTCTTCCGCCCCTTACTCCCGAACAGCGCACCGCCGCGCTCGCCAAGGCCGCCGAGGCTCGTCGCAAGCGTGCCGACGTCAAGAACCGGCTGAAGCACTCGGGCGCCTCGCTGCACGACGTCATCAAGGCCGGCAAGTCCGACGACGAGGTCATCGGCAAGATGAAGGTCTCCGCCCTGCTGGAGTCCCTGCCGGGTGTCGGCAAGGTGCGCGCGAAGCAGATCATGGAGCGCCTGGGCATCTCCGAGAGCCGTCGCGTGCGCGGCCTCGGTACGAACCAGATCGCTTCCCTGGAGCGGGAGTTCGGCGGCGCCGCCTCCTGA
- a CDS encoding dihydroorotate dehydrogenase electron transfer subunit has protein sequence MANPVVARAEVTGARADGPHWRVTVRCATAAARYRPGHFAALAAPPGTEDVLRRAVPILRADGDTLDLLLPAEPPPVLDLIAPLGTPYPQPDTPACALLLGEDAQAGPLLGLAEQLLAAGSRVGFVLAAPTAERLYGVDRARELTADVLVLTADGSAGLPLDQDPDLFDRALAALDADLLYAAAGPELSAAASTAAAVRGVRSWAAVTAELPCGTGLCLGCVLPVRDADGVSRLVRACTEGPVFDGARVRWGQLGEVPADVEGAGA, from the coding sequence ATGGCTAATCCGGTGGTCGCCCGCGCCGAGGTGACCGGCGCGCGGGCGGACGGCCCGCACTGGCGGGTCACGGTGCGGTGCGCGACGGCCGCGGCCCGGTACCGGCCCGGCCACTTCGCCGCCCTCGCCGCCCCGCCGGGCACCGAGGACGTGCTGCGCCGCGCCGTGCCGATCCTGCGCGCCGACGGCGACACCCTCGACCTGCTGCTCCCCGCCGAACCCCCGCCGGTGCTCGACCTGATCGCCCCGCTCGGCACCCCCTACCCGCAGCCCGACACCCCCGCCTGCGCCCTGCTGCTCGGCGAGGACGCGCAGGCCGGGCCGCTGCTCGGGCTCGCCGAACAGCTGCTGGCCGCCGGCAGCCGGGTCGGCTTCGTGCTCGCCGCGCCCACCGCCGAGCGCCTGTACGGCGTCGACCGGGCACGCGAGCTCACCGCCGACGTCCTGGTGCTCACCGCCGACGGCAGCGCCGGCCTGCCGCTCGACCAGGACCCCGACCTGTTCGACCGGGCGCTGGCCGCGTTGGACGCCGACCTGCTGTACGCCGCGGCCGGCCCCGAGCTGTCCGCCGCCGCCAGCACCGCGGCCGCCGTCCGCGGGGTGCGCAGCTGGGCCGCCGTCACCGCCGAACTGCCGTGCGGCACCGGCCTGTGCCTGGGCTGCGTGCTGCCGGTCCGCGACGCGGACGGCGTCAGCCGCCTGGTGCGGGCCTGCACCGAGGGCCCGGTCTTCGACGGCGCCCGGGTCCGCTGGGGGCAGCTGGGGGAGGTCCCGGCGGACGTGGAAGGGGCGGGAGCATGA
- the gmk gene encoding guanylate kinase, which yields MSERPRLTVLSGPSGVGKSTVVAHMRKQFPEVWLSVSATTRHPRPGERDGVQYHFVDNEQFDKLVANGELLEWAVFAGNRYGTPRQAVLDKLDKGEPVLLEIDLQGARQVKESMPEAQLVFLAPPSWDELVRRLTGRGTEPQDVIDQRLAAARVELAAEAEFDTTLVNTSVEQVAAELLALLGVA from the coding sequence ATGAGTGAGCGTCCGCGGCTGACCGTGCTCTCCGGCCCCTCCGGGGTCGGCAAGAGCACGGTCGTCGCTCATATGAGGAAGCAGTTCCCCGAGGTCTGGCTGTCGGTGTCGGCGACGACCCGCCACCCGCGACCCGGCGAGCGGGACGGCGTGCAGTACCACTTCGTCGACAACGAGCAGTTCGACAAGCTGGTCGCGAACGGCGAGCTGCTGGAGTGGGCGGTGTTCGCCGGCAACCGGTACGGAACGCCCCGGCAGGCCGTGCTGGACAAGCTCGACAAGGGCGAACCGGTGCTGCTGGAGATCGACCTGCAGGGTGCCCGCCAGGTCAAGGAGTCGATGCCGGAGGCGCAGCTGGTCTTCCTGGCCCCGCCGAGCTGGGACGAGCTGGTGCGCCGGCTGACCGGCCGCGGCACCGAGCCGCAGGACGTGATCGACCAGCGGCTGGCCGCGGCCCGGGTCGAACTGGCCGCCGAGGCGGAGTTCGACACGACGCTGGTCAACACCTCCGTCGAGCAGGTAGCGGCCGAACTGCTAGCCTTGCTCGGTGTAGCCTGA
- a CDS encoding quinone-dependent dihydroorotate dehydrogenase — MYKLLFNLLFKKMDPEKAHHLAFFWIRLAHSVPGLRGLVRAVLAPRDPKLRTAALGLDLPGPFGLGAGFDKDGIGIDGLSMLGFDFVEIGTVTGEPQPGNPAPRLFRLVEDRALINRMGFNNQGSARVATRLAARPHTSNTPVIGVNIGKTKVVPEDEATADYLKSAKALAPYADYLVVNVSSPNTPGLRNLQAVQVLGPLLWDVRKAADEVTTHHVPLLVKIAPDLADEDIDEIADMALHLGLDGIIATNTTIGREGLRTPAGRIEEIGMGGLSGAPLKARSLEVLERLRKRTDGRLAIVSVGGIETAEDAWQRILAGADLVQGYSAFIYEGPLWMRKVHKGLSARLRAAGYASIGEAVGKGVR, encoded by the coding sequence GTGTACAAGCTCCTGTTCAACCTGCTGTTCAAGAAGATGGACCCCGAGAAGGCCCACCACCTGGCGTTCTTCTGGATCCGGCTGGCTCACTCGGTGCCCGGCCTGCGCGGCCTGGTGCGGGCCGTGCTCGCCCCGCGCGACCCCAAGCTGCGCACCGCCGCGCTCGGCCTGGACCTGCCCGGCCCGTTCGGGCTCGGCGCGGGCTTCGACAAGGACGGCATCGGCATCGACGGCCTGTCGATGCTCGGCTTCGACTTCGTCGAGATCGGCACCGTCACCGGCGAGCCGCAGCCCGGCAACCCCGCCCCGCGGCTGTTCCGCCTGGTCGAGGACCGGGCGCTGATCAACCGGATGGGCTTCAACAACCAGGGCTCGGCCCGGGTCGCCACCCGGCTCGCCGCCCGCCCGCACACCAGCAACACCCCGGTGATCGGCGTCAACATCGGCAAGACCAAGGTCGTGCCCGAGGACGAGGCGACCGCCGACTACCTGAAGAGCGCGAAGGCGCTGGCCCCGTACGCGGACTACCTGGTCGTCAACGTCTCGTCGCCGAACACCCCCGGGCTGCGCAACCTGCAGGCCGTGCAGGTGCTCGGCCCGCTGCTGTGGGACGTCCGCAAGGCCGCCGACGAGGTGACCACCCACCACGTGCCGCTGCTGGTGAAGATCGCCCCCGACCTGGCCGACGAGGACATCGACGAGATCGCCGACATGGCGCTGCACCTCGGCCTGGACGGCATCATCGCCACCAACACCACCATCGGCCGCGAAGGGCTGCGGACCCCGGCCGGGCGGATCGAGGAGATCGGCATGGGCGGCCTGTCCGGCGCCCCGCTGAAGGCCCGCTCGCTGGAGGTACTGGAGCGGCTGCGCAAGCGCACCGACGGGCGGCTCGCCATCGTCTCGGTCGGCGGCATCGAGACCGCCGAGGACGCCTGGCAGCGGATCCTGGCCGGCGCCGACCTGGTGCAGGGCTACTCGGCGTTCATCTACGAGGGCCCGCTGTGGATGCGCAAGGTCCACAAGGGACTCTCGGCGCGGCTTCGCGCCGCCGGATACGCGTCGATCGGCGAGGCGGTGGGCAAGGGAGTGCGCTGA
- the carB gene encoding carbamoyl-phosphate synthase large subunit: MPKRTDIKSVLVIGSGPIVIGQAAEFDYSGTQACRVLKAEGLRVVLVNSNPATIMTDPEIADATYVEPITPEFVEKIIAKERPDALLPTLGGQTALNTAISLHKAGTLEKYDVELIGADVEAINKGEDRELFKGVVEAVNAKIGHGESARSVICHSMEDVLAGVDTLGGYPVVVRPSFTMGGAGSGFAHDEEDLRRIAGQGLTLSPTTEVLLEESILGWKEYELELMRDKHDNVVVVCSIENFDPMGVHTGDSITVAPAMTLTDREYQILRDIGIAVIREVGVDTGGCNIQFAVNPEDGRVIVIEMNPRVSRSSALASKATGFPIAKIAAKLAVGYTLDEIPNDITEQTPASFEPTLDYVVVKVPRFAFEKFPSADATLTTTMKSVGEAMAMGRNFPEALNKALRSLEKKGSQFTWVGEPGDKAELLTKAQVPTDGRINTVMQAIRAGATAEEVFESTKIDPWFVDQLFLIDEIAAELAGGDRLDPELLRHAKRHGFSDQQIGEIRGLKPDVVREVRHALGIRPVFKTVDTCAAEFAAKTPYFYSSYDEESEVAPRTKPAVIILGSGPNRIGQGIEFDYSCVHASFALADAGYETVMVNCNPETVSTDYDTSDRLYFEPLTLEDVLEIVHAEQQAGPLAGVIVQLGGQTPLGLAQALKDNGVPIVGTSPEAIHLAEERGAFGRVLKEAGLPAPKHGTAFSFEEAKAIADEIGYPVLARPSYVLGGRGMEIVYDEPSLASYLERHAGLISEHPVLIDRFLDDAVEIDVDALYDGEELYLGGVMEHIEEAGIHSGDSACALPPITLGGYDIKRLRSATEGIAKGVGVRGLINIQFALSGDILYVLEANPRASRTVPFTSKATAVPLAKAAARISLGATVAELRAEGLLPREGDGGSLPADAPISVKEAVMPWSRFRDVHGRGVDTVLGPEMRSTGEVMGIDRVFGTAYAKSQTGAYGALPTKGKVFVSVANRDKRNLVFPARALVELGFELLATTGTAEVLQRGGIPATVVRKHSDGEGPNGEKTIVQLIHDGEVDLIINTPYGTGGRLDGYEIRTAAVSRGVPCLTTVQAMGAAVQGIAELRRGEVGVMSLQEHAALINSGRS, translated from the coding sequence GTGCCTAAGCGCACCGACATCAAGTCCGTCCTGGTGATCGGCTCCGGCCCGATCGTCATCGGCCAGGCAGCGGAGTTCGACTACTCGGGCACGCAGGCCTGCCGGGTGCTCAAGGCCGAGGGCCTGCGGGTCGTCCTGGTGAACTCCAACCCGGCCACGATCATGACCGACCCGGAGATCGCCGACGCCACCTACGTCGAGCCGATCACCCCGGAGTTCGTCGAGAAGATCATCGCCAAGGAGCGCCCCGACGCGCTGCTGCCGACCCTGGGCGGCCAGACCGCGCTGAACACCGCGATCTCCCTGCACAAGGCCGGGACGCTGGAGAAGTACGACGTCGAGCTGATCGGCGCCGACGTCGAGGCGATCAACAAGGGCGAGGACCGCGAGCTGTTCAAGGGCGTGGTCGAGGCGGTCAACGCCAAGATCGGCCACGGCGAGTCGGCCCGCTCGGTGATCTGCCACTCGATGGAGGACGTCCTCGCGGGCGTCGACACCCTCGGCGGCTACCCGGTCGTGGTGCGCCCCTCCTTCACCATGGGCGGCGCCGGCTCCGGCTTCGCGCACGACGAGGAGGACCTGCGCCGGATCGCCGGCCAGGGCCTGACCCTCTCGCCGACCACCGAGGTGCTCCTGGAGGAGTCCATCCTCGGCTGGAAGGAGTACGAGCTGGAGCTGATGCGCGACAAGCACGACAACGTGGTCGTCGTCTGCTCGATCGAGAACTTCGACCCGATGGGCGTGCACACCGGTGACTCGATCACCGTCGCCCCGGCGATGACGCTCACCGACCGCGAGTACCAGATCCTGCGCGACATCGGCATCGCCGTGATCCGCGAGGTCGGCGTCGACACCGGCGGCTGCAACATCCAGTTCGCGGTCAACCCCGAGGACGGCCGGGTCATCGTGATCGAGATGAACCCGCGCGTCTCGCGCTCCTCCGCGCTGGCCTCCAAGGCGACCGGCTTCCCGATCGCCAAGATCGCCGCCAAGCTGGCCGTCGGCTACACGCTGGACGAGATCCCCAACGACATCACCGAGCAGACCCCGGCCTCCTTCGAGCCGACCCTCGACTACGTCGTGGTGAAGGTCCCGCGGTTCGCGTTCGAGAAGTTCCCGTCCGCGGACGCCACGCTGACCACCACCATGAAGTCGGTGGGCGAGGCGATGGCGATGGGCCGCAACTTCCCGGAGGCGCTGAACAAGGCGCTGCGCTCGCTGGAGAAGAAGGGCTCCCAGTTCACCTGGGTCGGTGAACCGGGGGACAAGGCCGAGCTGCTGACGAAGGCCCAGGTGCCGACCGACGGCCGGATCAACACCGTCATGCAGGCGATCCGGGCTGGCGCCACCGCCGAGGAGGTGTTCGAGTCCACCAAGATCGACCCGTGGTTCGTCGACCAGCTCTTCCTGATCGACGAGATCGCCGCCGAGCTCGCCGGGGGCGACCGGCTCGACCCGGAGCTGCTGCGGCACGCCAAGCGGCACGGCTTCTCCGACCAGCAGATCGGCGAGATCCGCGGCCTGAAGCCGGACGTGGTCCGCGAGGTGCGGCACGCGCTCGGCATCCGCCCGGTGTTCAAGACCGTCGACACCTGCGCCGCCGAGTTCGCCGCCAAGACCCCGTACTTCTACTCGTCCTACGACGAGGAGAGCGAGGTCGCCCCGCGCACCAAGCCCGCCGTGATCATCCTGGGCTCCGGCCCGAACCGGATCGGCCAGGGCATCGAGTTCGACTACTCCTGCGTGCACGCCTCCTTCGCGCTGGCCGACGCCGGGTACGAGACCGTGATGGTCAACTGCAACCCGGAGACCGTCTCCACCGACTACGACACCTCCGACCGGCTGTACTTCGAGCCGCTCACGCTGGAGGACGTGCTGGAGATCGTGCACGCCGAGCAGCAGGCCGGCCCGCTGGCCGGCGTGATCGTGCAGCTCGGCGGCCAGACCCCGCTGGGCCTGGCGCAGGCGCTCAAGGACAACGGCGTGCCGATCGTCGGCACCTCGCCCGAGGCGATCCACCTCGCCGAGGAGCGCGGCGCGTTCGGCCGGGTGCTGAAGGAGGCGGGCCTGCCCGCTCCCAAGCACGGCACCGCGTTCTCCTTCGAGGAGGCCAAGGCGATCGCCGACGAGATCGGCTACCCGGTGCTGGCCCGCCCGTCCTACGTGCTCGGCGGCCGCGGCATGGAGATCGTCTACGACGAGCCCTCGCTCGCCTCCTACCTGGAGCGGCACGCGGGCCTGATCTCCGAGCACCCGGTGCTGATCGACCGCTTCCTGGACGACGCGGTGGAGATCGACGTCGACGCGCTGTACGACGGCGAGGAGCTGTACCTCGGCGGCGTCATGGAGCACATCGAGGAGGCCGGCATCCACTCCGGCGACTCGGCCTGCGCGCTGCCGCCGATCACCCTCGGCGGGTACGACATCAAGCGGCTGCGCTCGGCCACCGAGGGCATCGCCAAGGGCGTCGGCGTGCGCGGTCTGATCAACATCCAGTTCGCGCTGTCCGGCGACATCCTGTACGTGCTGGAGGCCAACCCGCGCGCCTCCCGCACCGTGCCGTTCACCTCCAAGGCGACCGCGGTGCCGCTGGCCAAGGCCGCCGCCCGGATCTCGCTCGGCGCCACCGTCGCCGAACTGCGCGCCGAGGGCCTGCTGCCGCGCGAGGGCGACGGCGGCTCGCTGCCGGCCGACGCGCCGATCTCGGTCAAGGAGGCCGTGATGCCGTGGTCGCGCTTCCGCGACGTGCACGGCCGCGGCGTGGACACCGTGCTCGGCCCGGAGATGCGCTCCACCGGCGAGGTCATGGGCATCGACCGGGTGTTCGGCACCGCGTACGCCAAGTCGCAGACCGGCGCGTACGGCGCCCTGCCCACCAAGGGCAAGGTGTTCGTCTCGGTCGCCAACCGCGACAAGCGCAACCTGGTCTTCCCGGCCCGCGCGCTGGTCGAGCTCGGCTTCGAACTGCTCGCCACCACCGGCACCGCCGAGGTGCTGCAGCGCGGCGGCATCCCCGCCACCGTGGTGCGCAAGCACTCCGACGGCGAGGGCCCGAACGGCGAGAAGACCATCGTCCAGCTGATCCACGACGGCGAGGTCGACCTGATCATCAACACCCCGTACGGCACCGGCGGCCGCCTCGACGGCTACGAGATCCGCACCGCCGCGGTCTCCCGGGGCGTGCCCTGCCTGACCACCGTCCAGGCGATGGGCGCGGCCGTGCAGGGCATCGCCGAGCTGCGGCGCGGCGAGGTCGGCGTGATGTCGCTGCAGGAGCACGCGGCGCTGATCAACTCCGGCCGCAGCTAG
- a CDS encoding dihydroorotate dehydrogenase, whose translation MTDPQNVDLEALFGAGTVPNPLSTAAGCAGFGRELARFVPLDQLGTLTTRTVLPRAGAGQPGPRVVRTPGGLLNAIGHQNPGIDAFLRRDLPWLAERAVRTVVSIGGHRLEEFADLAGRLAGARGVHGLELNLSAPGAAARGLLFAANPAVSYDVVAAVKAAAPGLPVYAKLAPDTGTITEVAAGCVAAGADGLAMVNTAQGLAIDLDSCRPALAAGVGGLSGPALRPIAVRCVYQVHAAMLAGRMPAVPILAMGGVRTGRDALEFTLAGASGVAVGSELLRDPTAPLRILDELRGELAARDFTKYTDAVGLAHRTTSKDTDD comes from the coding sequence ATGACGGACCCTCAGAACGTCGACCTGGAGGCTCTGTTCGGGGCCGGGACGGTTCCCAACCCGCTGTCGACCGCGGCGGGGTGCGCCGGGTTCGGGCGGGAACTGGCGCGGTTCGTGCCGCTGGACCAGCTCGGGACGCTGACCACCCGCACGGTGCTGCCGAGGGCCGGCGCCGGGCAGCCCGGCCCGCGGGTGGTGCGGACGCCCGGCGGGCTGCTGAACGCGATCGGGCACCAGAACCCCGGGATCGACGCCTTCCTGCGGCGGGACCTGCCCTGGTTGGCCGAACGCGCGGTGCGGACGGTGGTGTCGATCGGCGGGCACCGGCTGGAGGAGTTCGCCGACCTGGCCGGACGGCTGGCCGGGGCGCGCGGCGTGCACGGCCTGGAGCTCAACCTGTCCGCGCCGGGCGCCGCCGCCCGCGGACTGCTGTTCGCCGCCAACCCGGCCGTCAGCTACGACGTGGTCGCCGCCGTGAAGGCCGCCGCGCCCGGGCTGCCGGTCTACGCCAAACTCGCCCCCGACACCGGCACGATCACCGAGGTCGCCGCCGGCTGCGTGGCCGCCGGCGCCGACGGCCTGGCGATGGTCAACACCGCGCAGGGCCTGGCCATCGACCTGGACAGCTGCCGCCCCGCGCTGGCGGCCGGCGTCGGCGGCCTGTCCGGCCCGGCGCTGCGCCCGATCGCGGTGCGCTGCGTGTACCAGGTGCACGCGGCGATGCTGGCCGGGCGGATGCCCGCGGTGCCGATCCTCGCCATGGGCGGGGTCCGCACCGGGCGCGACGCGCTGGAGTTCACGCTGGCCGGCGCGTCCGGCGTGGCGGTCGGATCCGAACTGCTGCGCGACCCGACCGCGCCGCTGCGGATCCTCGACGAACTGCGCGGCGAACTCGCCGCCCGCGACTTCACGAAGTACACCGACGCGGTGGGGCTCGCCCACCGCACGACGAGCAAGGACACCGATGACTGA